The genome window CGGGAGGTGGAGTAGAGGGTGGCGTGGCTGTGTCCGGGAAAATCGAACCCCGCGTGGGTGGCCACCCGGTCGGCGGCCTCGATGAGTTCCCCGGCGCCCAGCAGGCGCAGCTCCTCGGCGGCGGTGTGCCTGCCGTTGTTGCGCATGATGCCCCCGGCCAGGCCGCAGCCCAGCAGCAGGTCGGTGCGCTCCAGGAGAATGACGTGCCGTTCCGTGTCCCGCCTGGCCGCCAGCGCCGCCGCGCAACCCGCCCAGCCTCCGCCGATGATGATTATGGTGCTCATTGGTCGTGTCCTTTTTGGTGTATCAGTCCCGGGGATCGAGCCGGGCCTTGCAGGTGCGTATCTGTACGCCGTTGGTCACGGTGACGCAGGCTCCGCAGATGCCTTCGCCGCAGCACATCTTGTGCGTCTTGGAAGTGGCCAGGCGGGGCTTCAGCCCCAGCTCGGTCATGGTGGCGCGGAGCCGGGAGTGCTGTTCGTCGTTGCCGCCGCTGAACAGGCAATATGGCCGCACCTGCGTGAGCAGGCTCCGGATCTCCCTCCAGCCGGTCTGCGAGGCCAAGTTGACGAAATAGGCCGCGGGCACCTCCTGGATATAGGGGGCAACAAAGGGGTAGCCCCTGGTGCCGTAGATGATGCTGACCCGGTTGCCGTTGCGCAGCAGGGTGCGGGCTATGTTGGGGCCGCAGACCTGGGCCATGCCCGAGAGCACCAGCACCACCCGTTCGTTGCGGACGGTTTCCATGAGCTCGTGGCCCAGGATGCCGTTCCAGTAAGGGCCGCGCAGCCAGAGCCTGTCCTCGCAGGCGGCCAGGGTTTTGGTCTTGGGGCCGAGCCGGGTATAGGCCAGCACGATTTCCTGTTTTCCGGGGAAGGCCGAGATCACGGCCAGGGGGGTGTCGAAGCATGCCTCGGGCCTGCCGCGCACGAACACGAAGCTGCCCGGCCGCGTGAGCTGGGACGCCATGCGCGCGGTAACGGCCACGCGCAGGACCTCGGTGCCCTGGCCCACGTCCTCCCGTGAGATGATCCTGGCCTCCCGGCTTTCCCGCCGGACGCCGTGGCCCAGGAGCCACTTGTTCTGGGCCAGGATGCAGGCCCCGGTCCAGTCGCAGCTGCATTGCTCCTCGCCCCGCAGCACCGAGCAGACAATGCACTCGCCCGATTCGGCCAAATGGCAGGGGCAGTAGTCGCTGCCCGCGTCAATGCATTTGAGCCGGGGCGCGGTTTCGCGGACCGTGCGTACGGTCTGCCGCGTCTGTTCGGGCGAACCCGTTTCCGGCTGTGTGACCCGCTGTGTCGATTCGCTGTACATGCCCCGTCCTCCGTTCTAGTGCGTTCCCTGTTCACGCTGCGCGTCCCGATACTTGAGCATGGCCAGGGCGTAGAAGCCCGTGACCACCAGGGTCGTTTCCTCGTAGCAGTCCATGAAGCCGAAGCATTTCGGTATGTTCACAAAGGCCCAGATCAGGGTCAGGATGTAGATGCCCCGGTCCGCCCGCGAGGTTGCCGCCAGCAGGGCCAGGATGAAACCGGCCAGGGGGCAGGGGTAGCCGGGCAGGGCGATCATGGGGTGCCCCGTGAAATGGCCGAGGAAGGGGAAGAGAAAGGCCAGGAGGATGAAAAATGCCGTTGCCAGCCGTATCCCGGCGGAGCGGGGCACTTCGAAGTGCGTCTTTTTGGTGATGAACAGGTCCACCAGAAACAGGAAGCCGATGACCGAATACAGGGGCGCGCCCAGGAATTTGGCCACCGGGCTCTTGCCGCAGACGAACAAAAAGCAGGCCAGGGCGTTCCAGATCAGGGCCGCCGCCAGGAAGAGCTTGGTGAAGGCGTCCGTGCCCTTGCCCGGCCGGGTGAACACCAGCTAGGTCACGGCGAGCATGCCGATGACGAGCAGGATCTGGACGGGCATGGTGTCGTCGCGAAATCCCTTGAGAAGATTCCAGAATATTTCCGTCGGGCTCATGATGTCTGTCCTTGCTGAATGGTTTTGGTCAGGCGCGCCTCGGTGCACCGCTCCTGTCCCAGCTGTTCCAGGTGGACGAGGCGGCTGGTGCGGTCCAGAAGTTCCGAGGGGTCGTGGGTCACGTGGATGACCGCGGCGCGGCTGGTTTCCAGGGCGGATTCCAGCAGGGTGCGCATGGTCTCCTTGAGGTTCTTGTCCAGGCCGGTGAACGGCTCGTCCAGCAGCAGGATGTCCGGGCTGACTGCAAAGGCGCGGGCCAGCGCCACGCGTTGGCGCATGCCGCCGGAAAGCTGGTGGGGATAGACGTTCTCGAATTCGGAAAGGTCCATGCGGTGCAGGAAGTACCGGGCCTTTTCCGCAGCCGCCTTCCGGTCCATGCCCTGCGCCCGCAGGGGCAGGGCCACGTTGGTCAGGGCCGTGTCCCAGGGAAGGAGCCGAGCCTCCTGGAACACGTAGCCGATATGGGCGGAGCGGACCCGGATGCGTCCGGCGTCCGGCTTTTCCAGCCCGGCGATCATGCGCAGGATGGTGGATTTGCCGATGCCGCTGGGGCCGAGCATGCCCAGCACCTCGCCCTGCTGCACGGTCAGGTCGAACCCGGCAATGACCGGGCGGCGGCCGAACCGCTTGTGGATGTTTTTCATTTCAATGACGGCGTTCATGCCCGCCTCCTTTGCACGGCGTTGCGGGCCGGGCGCAGCAGGGCCACCTCCACCCCGCCGATGACCAGCATGGCCAGCAGGGTCAGGGCGTAGAGTTCGTCGGTCTGGAGGTTGGTCCGGGAAATGGCCAGCGCATGGCCTATTCCTTCGTTGGCCCCGAGCATTTCCGCCAGCACCACCAGCCGGATGCCGTTGCCCGTGGCAATGACCGCCCCGGAAAGGAGCGGCCCGGCCAGGGCCATGGCGTAGATGCGCGCCAGGCGCATGTGCAGGGGCAGGCGGTAGACCCGGGCCATTTCCAGGAGCGACTTGTCCACGGCCATCATGCCGTCGGCCACGTTCACGTAGACGATGGGGGCGACCATGGTGGCCGTGATGCACACCACCATGGTGGTGCCCATGCCGAACCAGAGCATGAAGACCACCACGATGATCACCCCGGGAATGCTGGTGAGGATCCAGCGGGCCGGGGCGAGCATAAGCCGCAGCGGTTCCACGAACCCCGCCAGGACGCCCAGGAGCGCGCCGCTGCCGATGCCGAAGCACAGGGCCAGGCCGATGCGTTCCAGGGTGGGGCCCAGGTGCATGGTCAGGAAGGTCTTGTTCTTGAACAGGCGGAGCAGGGCGGTCAGGGTTTCGGCCGGGCCCGCCACCACCAGGCCGGAAAAGTTGCGGGCCAGGAGTTCCCAGCCCAGGGCCAGCATCATCAGGCCCAGCAGGTGAAAGGCGAAGGGGGGCAGCTTGCCGGTATGGGGATCGATCATGGATTTACCCCGAACAGGTCGTTGCCCGGCATGGCCCCGCCGATGGCCGCCGGGGAAATCTCGTTGATCCTGGCCAGGAAGAACAGGGCGTCGTTCCTGGCCCGCGTCCCTTCCAGGATGTGGATTTCAAGATTGTCCACGGCTCCGGTCTCCATCTGGGAGGCCAGCGCCGGGAAATGGGTGCGGGCAAGTTCCAGGGCCTTTTCAGGGTGTTCCTTCACCCAGGCGCAGGCCCGGGCATAGGCCGCGTTGAAGGCCCGTACCTGTTGCTCCTCGTCCGCCCTGGGCCCGAAAAAGGCCACGCAGCTGGCCGCCAGCCGGTGCCCCGGGAAGCTGCGCTCCCAGGCCCTGCACATGTCCACGCGCTTCACCAGCAGGGGCGCGCCCTTGTCCCGCATGGCCCTGGAGCGCAGCAGGGCGATGGATGCCGTGGGCTCGCTGAGCATGGCGTGATCGCCCTTGCCCGCCAGCAGGAGGTTGACCGCCTCCAGGGCCCCGCCCGTGTGCCGGGTGGTGATGTTGCCCTGTTTGCCCGCCATGGTGGCCTTGTAGAACAGCTCCGGCATCTCGCCCGGGCCGAAGGGGAAGAGCAGGGTGCCCTCCAGGGATTCCAGTGTGTCGGCCCCGGGCCTGACCGAGACTATCCAGACCGGGGACTCGTGCAGCAGGGCCACCCGGCAGTTGACGCCCTTGTTGCGCAGGGTGCTGGCCGCCGCCGTGGTCACGATGGCGGCGTCCACCTGGCCCCCGGCCACCATGGCCCGGAGCATGTCCGGCGAATGCCAGGGGATGAACCGGACGTCGAAGTCCTGCGCCCAGGCCTGCCCGTTGTGCGCCATGGCCAGCAGGGGAAGGCTTTCCGCAATGGGCGGGCCCGAAAGCCGGAGCGGAGAAGCGTCGCTGGCCGCGGCCGGGCAGGCCATAGACAGGATCAGGACAGTCAGGAGAAGTGTGCGCATGGTTCTAGCCTCGCTTGCGTGCAATGATCAGTTCCATGGGTCCCATGGGCAGCATCAGGGTCCTGACCTCCACCGAGGCGAAACCCGCGCCGGGCAGATGCGAGGCGATCTCGCCCTGCTCAAAGGAGACGTCCTGTCCCTCCAGGGCCAGGGAGAGGCGGGAAAGCACGACCCCGGCCGGCTGGGTCCGCTCGCAGGTCAGGCCTTCGTGGAAGCTGATGAACACGCCGCCCGGATTCAGGGCCGCATGCACGCGGGCGGCCATGGCGTCGAGGTCCTTGGCGTAATACAGGGTGTGGCTGGCCCAGATGAGGTCGTAACCCTGGCCGAAGTCCACCTCGTTGTAGTCGCCGTCGATGGTGGTCACCCGGTCCAGCAGACCCGCCGCTGCGATTTCCTCTCGGGCCACTTCCATGACCGGGGGCAGGTCGCAGAGCACGCCCTGGAGGTCGGGGTGACGGGAAACCGTGGCCATGCACATGATGCCCGGGCCGCAGCCCATGTCCAGCATGCGCTTCATGGCCGGGAATTCCGGGAGCGAGGCCACGAGCCCGGCCACATGGTCGGCCATGCCCGCCTTCTGGTAGGAGGCCAGGTGGCGCACGGACTGTTTCCACATTTCCTCGCCGTCCAGCTTGTTCCGCGTGTCCACCTCGGGCGGTCCCTGGCGGATCAGCTCGGGGATGCGCCCCAGGTTGCGGTGCTGCATGTTGGAGAGATTTTCCACCAGCCCCCCGAGATAGGATGGGCTGCCCTTGCGCAGATAGGATTCCGCAAAGGGGGTGTTGGCATAGGCCCCGTTTTGTTTTTCGGCAAAGCCCATGGCCGCCATGGCGTCCAGGAAGTAGACGAGGTTGGTCCGGTCGGTCTCCACGCCCAGTGCCCGGGCAATGGCTTCCGGCTCCGTGTGTTCGGCCAGGATGTCGGCCATGTCCATTTTCAGGGTCGTGTCCAGCACGGCCATGCGGATGGGGCCGATCATCAGTTCGAAGACCAAACCGGGGTTGGGGCCCGGGGTGTGGGCCGTGGGCTGCTGCAGCATCATCATATCCTTAGAATCTCCAGTTGAGGGTGAATCCGAATGTCCTGGGCGCACCGTCCTCCACCATGGCAAGACCCGCGCCGTTTTTGACCTGCTTGACCGTATAGGCCTCGTCGAACAGGTTCTCGCACCACAGGGAGAATTCGATCTCCTCGGTCTGGTACCCTGTGCGCAGGTTCACGGTCCGGTAGCCGTCCTGCTTGAGCTCGTTGGCCGCGTCAAAGTACTGCTCGCCGGTGCCCAGCAGGTCGGCCAGGGCGAAGATGCCGCTCTGGTGGTTGTATTGGACGCCGAGGTTGTAGGTGTATTCCGGTGCCCAGGGCAGCCTGTTGCCGCTGTAGTCCACGGGAGTGCCGCCCGAAGTGGTTTCCCATTCGTCCACTTTGGAATCGGCATAGCCGAAGCCCGCAGTCAGCTGCAGCTCGGGGATGGGGTTGTACTGGCCCTCGAGTTCGACGCCCTGGGTGTGCGCCTCGGCCGCGTTGGTGAATTTCCAGACGCCCAGGCCCGCACCGGCGATTTCCTCGCGCACCTGCTTGTCGGTGATGTCCGCGTAGAATGCCGTGGCGTTGAGGCGCAGGGTATTGTTCAGCCAGTTGGTCTTGACGCCGACCTCGTAGTTCATGGTGTGTTCGGCGTCGTAGGCGAAGCTGTCCTCGCTGGTGGCCGAGTAGAAGTTGAAGCCCCCGGCCAGGAATCCCCGGGAAACGGTGGTGTAGGCCGTGACGTTGTTGGTGAAGTCGTAGGCCAGGGAAACCATGGGCAGCCATTCCGTGGCGTCCACGTCCTTTTCGTAGGAGACCGGCCCGGTGTTGGGGGTATAAGTCTGTTTCCCGCTGTTGTGGGAGACGTCCAGGCGCATGCCGCCCGTGAGCCGCAGCCCGTCGACGATCTCGTAGGTAGCCTGGCCGAAGCCCGCGTAGCCGAGGTCCTCGCTGTCGCCGGAGCGCTTGGAGGTCAGCAGCGGGTTCACGTGGGTGAAGTCGATGCCCGCGTCAATGGCCTCGTAACGTCCGTAGAATCCCGCCAGCCAGGAGAGAGCGCCCTTGTCCGTGGAGTTCAGGCGAAATTCCTGGCTCCAGCTGTCCATGTCCGTATCCAGGTCCGAGTATCCCAGGGCCGTGGAGGTCCTGTCCGAGTCGAGGTGGTGCTCGCGGTCAAAGGTGCGGTGGCTGGTGATGGAGGTCAGATCCACGCTCGGCCAGCTGTATTTGACCCGTGCGGACTGGCCCAGTTCCTTTTCGTAGGCCTTGTCGCTCTCGTTGCTGGTCACCTTGAAGCGGTCGGTGGAGTTGGGACCTTCGGCGTAGCGCAGGGAGCTGATGCCCATGTCGCGGGCCGCGCCGTCCACGTTCAGGGTGATGTCCCAATCGTCCGTGGGTGTCCAGCGCAGTGCGCCTTCTCCGTTCAGGGTCTTTTTCCCGTTCACGTCGTCATCGCCCGTGAGGGTGTTTTCATTATACCCGTGGGTGGTGTAGCCCTGCAGGGAGAGTCTGTAGAAGAGCAGGTCGTCGGTGATGGGGCCGCTGGTGCTCGCGCCCAGACGGGCCGTGTGGTAGTTGCCGGCCTCCAGCAGCACCTTGTTGTGCTGGTCGTTGTCCGGCTTCTCGCGCACGATGTTGATGACCCCGGATTCGCTGTTGCGGCCGTAGAGGGTGGCCTGGGGCCCGCGCAGGATCTCTACCCGCTCCACATCGAACAGGTCCTGGTTGGTCATGTAGCCCATGGGGTAGGCCACGTCGTCCACGTACAGGCCCATGGGGCTGAACAGGGAGGTGTCGATGGTGGAGATGCCCCGGCAGATGATGGACCCACCCGAACTGGTGTCCTTGACATAAACGTTGGGGGCGAAGCGGGTCAGGTCGCTCAGGTTGTTCACCCCGCGCGTCTCCATGAACATTTCGTCCATGACCGAGATGTTGCCCGGGAAATCCTTGAGGGTTCCGTCGCGTTTGGTTGCCGTGACCGTGACCGCATCCATGGTCACGGTTTTTGTTCCGTTGTCTGAGGCCTCGTCTTCCCCGGCCATGGCCGGGGAAAGCGCGCAGAGGGTGAATGTGAAGATCAGCCCGAAAAGCTTGTGAATTCTCATTTTTGTTCCCACCTGAAAATGCAGCGTATTAAGATGAATTTGATAATCATGCTCAATACACGGACGGGGTGGGCTCGACTAATCCCGGCAGGGCGAAAGTTGCCGGTAGCCGGACTTTCTGTTCAGGAGACGAGCAGGCGGCGCTGGTTGGTCAGGAAATCCTTGGGCAGGATGCCGAAACGTTCCTTGAAGGCCTGGCTGAAGTGGCTCAGGCTCTGGTATCCCACGGCATAGGCCGCCTCGGTCACGTTGAGGTTGCCCTCCTGCAAAAGTTCATGGGCCTTTTGCAGCCGGTGCTCGCGGAAGTAGCCGAAGACCGAGGAGGCGTAGACCTGCCGGAAACCGGTTTTGAGTTTTTTTTCATTGATGCCCACCCGGGCCGCAAGCTCGGGCAGGTTGGGCGGGTTTTCCAGGTCGCTTGTCAGGATCTCGCTTGCGTGGCGGATGCGTTCCACGTCCGCGGGGCACAGGGCGTGAGATGTTGCTTTGCGGTGGGTCTGGGATTCGATGTAGTCCTGAAGCTGCATGGCCAGCAGCTCCATGACCCGGCTTTCCAGGAACATCTTGCGCATGCCGCCCGTGTATGGGCAGTTCAGGATCTGGGTCAGCAGGCAGTGCTTGGCTGGGTTGCAGGGGCCGAACCAGGCCATGGGGGTGTCCAGCCGGCCTTCCAGTTTTCTTTGGAACTCCACCGGTAGCTGGTCCATGCTGTCCGCAAAGTAGTCGTAAAGCAGTTCCGGGGCAACGATGATGCCCATGATGCAGTTGGAAGCGCCGCCAGGTTGTTCCAGGAACCCGTGGGTCTTGGGCAGGTGGAAGATGCCGTTAGATCCCGCCTGCATCTCATGGGTCTGGTTGCGCAGGCAGCCGCTGGAATAGACGCACCTGTTTCGGCCGGAATAGGTGAACCCGAATTGGATGGGCGCATCGTCCATGTCAAAGCTGGCCCGGAGCGGATCTTCCGGCGTGGAGCGGGAGATGGTCAGCGCCAGGCCGGGCCGGAGCAGGCAGGACTGGAAGGCCCTGGACCCCGAGACGCCGCCCTCGGTTGAGAATTCGAGCGCATCGCATGTGCCGGACGATCTGCTGGCCGCACTTTCCCTGTTCATGATTACCTCCCCGCAGGCAATGGGTTCACTGAGTTGCAGTGCGTATAGTATTATAGATAATGAAAGTCAATTTCAATATCTAAAAGGACAGAGGAGATTATGAACGGATTTCAGGGCGGACTTTTGCCGGTTTCTATTCCCCGGCTTCCCTACGCACGGCTTCCAGGTCTTCCAGCACGGCAAGGTAGCCCTTGGCCTGTCCCATGTATTCCTTCAGGCCCGCGATGCGGGTCAGTTCCTGTCTGGCGCGTTTCCAGTCCTTGCGCTCCCAGGCGCACAGGGCCAGGAAGAACCGGGCTTCGGGCTGGCTGCCCGACTTCGCCAGGGGGGCGAGGGCGGTTTCGGCTTCCTCGAACCGGCGGGAGCGGTAGAGCATCCTGCCCTTTTCAAGGGCCGCCGCGCCGCCTTTTGAATGGCGGTCCAGGTAGTTTACGGCCTGTTGGGTCCTTCCCGCGGATGCGTACAGCGCCGCGATCTTGAGCGCCTGCTCGAGGCTGGGGGATGCGCCGTAGGCGCGTTGCAGGGTCGCGGCGGCCATGAGCGGGGCCTGCTGGTAATTGTAGATTGCGGCCAGCCGTTCCAGGTCCTGGCGCGAGGGCTCGTCCAGGCGGCAGCATATTTCCAGCGCCGCGGCGGCCCGGGAATACGACTCACGGTCCAGGTGCAGCTTGGCCAGCAGCTTCCAGTAGTCCGCATCCTCGGGGCTGGCGTTCAGGTAGTTGAGCAGCATGGATTCGGCCTGCCGGGTCTGCTTGGCATCGATGAGGGAGTGGATGGCCAGCCGGATCCACTCCTTGCGCGGCTCCTTGGACTGGGCGATGAGCTTCTGCAGCACCCGGGCCGCATCCTTGTAGTCTTCGCCCAGGTAAAAGGCGGACCCGGCCTGGAAGAGCAGCTCGGGTTTGCCCGTTTTCTGCAGGCCGTGTGTTTTCTCGAACAGGCGGCCCGCCTCGGCGTACTGCTCCATCTCGTAGAGCACGACCCCGGTGTTCAGGCACAGGAATTCGTCCTCGGGAAAGGCCTGGTGCCCTTTTCGGAATACGGACAGGGCCTGCTTTTTTTCCCCGGCCAGATGCAGTGCGCCGCCCAGGGCGAGGTAGACCTGCGCGTGGATGTCCTCCCGGGTGGATTCCATGTATTTGTGGAGCATGGCCGCCGCCTGGGCGTACTGCTTGTCGTCCATGAGCAGCTGGGCCTTGTGCAGGGCCTGCCGCCCCAGGGGCGGGACCTTGGCCGAAGCCGGGCCCGCAAGCAGCAGGACCAGGGCGCAGGCGGCCAGAAAAATGCGTGCGGTGTTCATTGTGTCAGCTCGAAGTTGAAGGGAAGCAGGACCCAGGTGTCCACGGCCTGTCCCTGGTAATGCCCGGGCCGGAACTTCCAGCGTTTGGCCGCGCCGAGCGCCGCCTTTTCGAACACGCCGGACGGGTTGGCCGAATGGATGGAGAGGTTGGTGGGCAGGCCCTGGCTGGTGACCAGCATGCGCACCACCACCGAACCCTCGATGCGGTTGCGTTTGGCCCCGTAGGGATATTCCGGCGGCACGCTGCGCAGCACCTGGGGAACTTCGTCCACCTCGTCCATGTTGAACCCGATGCCGCCCAGGTCGCCCGAGGGCATGGCGATGCCTCCCTTGAGGCCCGGGTGCATGTCCGCGCTGAAATTGGGCGTGCTGAGGTTCATGAGCGGCTTGACGTTCTTGGGCCGGGCCTTGGAGGAAAACGTCTTGGGCAGGGTCTTGGGAGGTTTGGTCTCCGTGATCTCCTTGCGCTTGAGCGGTTCCACTGGCTTGTCCCTGCGGGGCTGGGCAATGCGGATGGCCCCTTCCACCACGGTGAAATCCCCGGGCTGCTGCGCGTCGTTCAGGAGCAGCACGCCCACGTAGATGAGGCCCGCCATCATCACCGCCGCCATGCTGGCGGCCACGAAGTCGCCCGATCCCTTGGCCCTGCGGATCATCATTCCTTCCTTGCCGCGATGCTGATGTTGCGCACGCCCGCCAGCCTGCATTGGTCCAGCACCTGGACGGCGGCGCCGGTCATGCTTTCCTTGTCGGCCACGATGACCACGGACCCGTCCGGGGTCTCGGCCAGGAAGCGTTCCATGTAGGCCCGCACCGAGCGGATATCCAGGGGTCTGCCTTCCACGAAGATCTGGCCTTCGGCGGTGAGCCCCAGGATGACGTTGGCCTTTTCCTTGGTTTCTGCGCTCTGGGCCGAGGGCCGCTGCACGTCCACCCCGGATTCGCGCACGAAGCTGGTGGTGACGATGAAGAAGATGAGCAGGATGAAGACCATGTCGATGAGCGGGGTCATGTTGATCTCGCTCCTGCGGGTTCGCGCCCCGCGTGCGTATCGGATGCTTCTCATGCCTTATTCCCTGCAGGCCCCGAGGCCGTCGGTCTGTTCCTGCAGGCCGATGCAGAAGAGTTCCATGCGGGCCTTGAGCCGTTCGGCCCGGCGGAAGAGCAGGCCGCCCAGCAGCAGGCCGGGCACGGCCACCACCAGGCCGCTCTGGGTGGTCACCAGGGCCTCGGAGATTCCCGAGGCCAGGGCCCGGGCATTGCCGGTGCCGAACTGTGAGATGACGTCAAAGGTGGTGATCATGCCGGTCACCGTGCCCAGCAGGCCCAGCAGCGGGGCGATGGCCGCCAGGATCAGGATGGTGCCGATGTAGCGCATGGCCTTGAATTCCTGGCGCACACGGATGGCTTCGAGCATGTCCCGGTTCAGTTCGGGATCTTCGCAGCGCTCGTCCATGTACTGGGAAAGGATGTCCCACTGCCACTGGGCCAGGCCCGCCTTGCACACGCTCGGCTCGCCCCGGAAGAGCTCCAGGCATTGCTGCGGGGTGCCTTCCCTGCGGCGTTCGCGCAGGAAGCGGATGGCCTTGACCAGGGCCAGGGTCCACATGAGCAGGGAAAGGGCCATGAGCGGGATCATGATTTCGCCGCCCGCCTGGAAATGCTCCACCATGCGTTCCACGAGATTATGCTGCTGCATCGAGTTTCTCCCGTTTCCTGATCTGTCCTTGTTTCATGAGAGCCACGGCGAATCCGGTGCCCTTTTCCTCCATGTCGCCGATGATCTTGTCCACCCTGCGTTCCAGCACGTGGTGCAGGATCATGATGGGTACGGCCACGGCCAGGCCGAGCTGGGTGGTGACCAGCGCCTCGGAAATGCCGCCGGACATCATGCGCGGGTCGCCGGTGCCGTACAGGGTGATGATCTGGAAGGTGTTGATCATGCCCGTGACCGTGCCCAGCAGCCCCAGCAGGGGTGCCACGGCGGCCAGTACGTTGAGGGTGGGCAGGAAGCGCTCCAGCATGGGCAGTTCCTTGAGCAGCCCTTCCTGGAAGGCGTTTTCGATGATCTCGCGGGTGTTGCCCATGTACTTGAGGGTGTGCCCGATGATGCGGCAGGTGGGGAACTGGGACTGCGCGCGGCAGAATTCCCCGCACTGCTTCCATTCCCCCTTGGAGACCATCCTGAGGATCTGCTTCATGTTGCGGTCCGAGTTGCCCCGGATCCGGCTCAGGGCGTAGAAACGCTCGGCCACCAGACCCATGGCCACGAGCCCCACCAGGATGATGGGCCAGACCAGCAGGCCGCCCGCCTTGAGCCAGTCCCAGACGCTCTTCTGTTCCTGGGCCAGACGGGTGAAGGCCGCGCCGTTGGAGATGTCCACCGGGAAGGCCGCGCCCTTGCCGTCGAAAAAGTCGTCCATGAGTCCGGCCAGGGACCAGCCCGGTTCGCCCTGCACGGCCATGAGCTTGCTGCCGTCGCTGGTGGGCCGCAGGAAGCCCAGGCTGCCGTCCTTCAGGCGGTAGGCCTCGGTAAAGGTCCCCACGCGGACCAGCTCGCCGGTCTTGTCCATGCCGTCCGCGCCGATGAAGGCCCCGGTACGGCGCACAACGGCCCCGGAGGCCGCCATTTCGTCCAGGTACAGGGCGAGCAGGTTGCGGATGCCTTCCAGCCCCGGGAATTTCTCGGGCTGGAGCACCTCTTCCAGCACGGCGGTGCGTTCGGGGTGCTCCGGCGTGGTCAGGCTTTCGTGGAAATAGTCCCGGGCCTGCTTGGCCGAGGTGCGGATGGTGCCGTCGATGGTCTTGAGCTCATGGGCCTGGGCCGCGAGCTCCTCCTTGAGGGCGTCTTCGCGCTTCAGCAGTTCGTCGTAGCGGGCCTTGAGGCCGTCGAACCGCTTTTGCTTCTCGGCGATGCCGCGTTGCAGCGCGGCCTTTTCCCCGCCGAGCTCCTTTTGCTCGCCGGCGATGATGGCCCTGGTTTTGGCAGCGTTCTGCGTTGCCTCGGCCACCATGCCGTGCATGGCCTTGGAGGTGGCGTCCCAGCCCTGGGCCAGCGCCCCCGTGGTCAGGACCGTGAAGATCATGAGGGTATGAATGGCGTATCTCATCGGGCGGCTCCTATGGGCAGGTCGAGCAGTTCCACGGCGCGCTTGCGGTCGGCCATGTCCTTGGCGCGGTGCAGGGTGCGGGAGTAGTTTTCGTCAAGGGGTTTCCAGGAGCCCGATGCGCGGTCCCAGTACCCGGCTTCCGCGCCGTCCGCGGTCTGGTAGAAAAGGGCGGTGCGGCCCAGGCGGAAGATGGAGACCTGGGTGGGCGCGCCGTTGAGGTCGAGTTCCCGCGAGGTGGTGGAAACGTTGCGTCCGTATTCCATTTCCACCAGCAGGGCCTCGAACACCCTGCGCAGCTTCTCGCTCAGTTCCAGGCGGTAGTCGTCCAGGGAGTCGCGCAGGAAGCCGATGCGCGCGGCGCGTTCCTCGGGCAGGAAGGGCAGGTCCGAGGAGACGAATTGCTCAAGGCTGTCCACCACGGTTTCCAGGAACGGCTCCAGCTCCATCTTGATGCGCCGGGCCTCTTCCTTGCGCCGTTCCAGCTCG of Salidesulfovibrio onnuriiensis contains these proteins:
- a CDS encoding MotA/TolQ/ExbB proton channel family protein gives rise to the protein MRYAIHTLMIFTVLTTGALAQGWDATSKAMHGMVAEATQNAAKTRAIIAGEQKELGGEKAALQRGIAEKQKRFDGLKARYDELLKREDALKEELAAQAHELKTIDGTIRTSAKQARDYFHESLTTPEHPERTAVLEEVLQPEKFPGLEGIRNLLALYLDEMAASGAVVRRTGAFIGADGMDKTGELVRVGTFTEAYRLKDGSLGFLRPTSDGSKLMAVQGEPGWSLAGLMDDFFDGKGAAFPVDISNGAAFTRLAQEQKSVWDWLKAGGLLVWPIILVGLVAMGLVAERFYALSRIRGNSDRNMKQILRMVSKGEWKQCGEFCRAQSQFPTCRIIGHTLKYMGNTREIIENAFQEGLLKELPMLERFLPTLNVLAAVAPLLGLLGTVTGMINTFQIITLYGTGDPRMMSGGISEALVTTQLGLAVAVPIMILHHVLERRVDKIIGDMEEKGTGFAVALMKQGQIRKREKLDAAA
- a CDS encoding DUF3450 domain-containing protein: MLKAVTLSLTALLLAPALAAAAPPAKAVHAQAAEAVAVEAAAQKRYQQWSDEKEGVAADIRDMKAMDSWLEFQNRKYAKYIKKQEEVIAELERRKEEARRIKMELEPFLETVVDSLEQFVSSDLPFLPEERAARIGFLRDSLDDYRLELSEKLRRVFEALLVEMEYGRNVSTTSRELDLNGAPTQVSIFRLGRTALFYQTADGAEAGYWDRASGSWKPLDENYSRTLHRAKDMADRKRAVELLDLPIGAAR